A region from the Mya arenaria isolate MELC-2E11 chromosome 2, ASM2691426v1 genome encodes:
- the LOC128222920 gene encoding uncharacterized protein LOC128222920, whose protein sequence is MDNFGIAFTLVILLTLKSANGQQDPCLPDYHQNITHIGQRFEKNSDCGGSHVSDFRLAYTWYYAGPDPMLTTPPDNLCRCGTNLPIWLNGLLPSVDVGIVRRNACLKYANPCENVLHIDVKNCGEYFVYRLPPTKEDGSGFCFGINPPWSPEETQHTTDVITHAQTSTDMSTTVTSTFASTASISITNSLPSTQLLTTKLPDIFPSNKTFHAAILIPTINITQTSAVVQVNLTYDPRHVATSVLITYGSQLNMTFPLQQNYSVLNLTDLQPLHVYYIKVIVNVSNSQQHVIKNETFITPSPDEHISLFFLSSELSANITFTISLNYDLVSLPTYLQILIENQLHTKVRINTNPFTYIETNVKKEILYDFRVLHRIADNEYIIAEKRFHSAPTVRAIEGRKPTPAGEQTFVMFLCNKTSVQVEHLHVVWTIKRGNVEATHVTLTDNILTENTLRELDVQLPFQLSCNLESQSIEAVPSDRFFAGVQILTPVLKMNRNETTKVQLVPTIPIGCLQISGHCHVVFDITIPVHKQCTGLSTRDCTVILSGTQVGQIHNFSIQSSQDGQYVWPKPNNYSIMMRSRHSLGTYIWNNYVLPPIKVEVLPISNSYWQGKRCDALNDPHMFTFDRRQYEHHETTADEYVLYRHQQLPAEIHHKLERCNAGAMCNCGIAVKAGRDVYIISTCENRLQIGYTQCDDNVLVAKKETDTSYKIYLPHGTFVQARLDRVPYANSVGTMIVSISVFPSDYDQDGRSMGLCGSLDNNSTNDFHDRVGNTVNGRIEFINHWRVSPSESLFKNVVREHDPWLHPVCTCNPFDGDTSNNLTCKLASDGACTPGRRVGFDTCKLEKNITLVSHVNENVPEITLRTLSSIPKQVTTTTLTFGHSTAMPTYTPTTITPSTTWNESSARDFCRKHINQTRVFQLCSKVPNTDTIRSMETCVQDILITNSAHWTVISKQSMQDSCLSEARRGTKLREQEMDHQTPDPTRPTSVFVSTSKTNRPGANSSRTISPNSSTTQSQSHMSENTIPHSAFYESFKITQIVNEIEEVACPNSCSLHGDCVNGSCQCKEGFGTDDCSLNIHEPPRIASIIQGNLCDSAVTTCEQMFIQGGIFAGSTIKCHVTELRLFEDNTKATESFVVPGITQSIIEVICPLHSHQRRKRSVIRNTRVPLFSVYNVSVSNDGLHHAQSVEMVVYDSRCQLVYNDSTGHLVAIKSGFCFIDGRCIKHDVIGSEVWEVCRPDRSVYSWSDARATTRSQISTVKLNIKAESKTWLYVIICISVAVIVTIGITFFFCNKKRKNKRLKKRVEAAADLPKDLDFVEDEYAQITDIDTNIDQVLMQPENVVNVYNEPGDGYYTLQHDAIGDEYRRYGDLGFNDRPGYESLSMHHNGDHGYERYNADGVFSIQRAGPTYPYFYGANNENTAARPVNDNEGYEQPDTRPLP, encoded by the exons ATGGATAACTTTGGGATAGCTTTTACACTGG TTATACTATTAACATTGAAATCTGCCAATGGACAACAAGATCCTTGTTTACCAGATTACCACCAAAACATCACCCACATTGGTCAAAGGTTCGAAAAGAACAGCGACTGTGGGGGATCACATGTTAGCGATTTCAGACTTGCATACACATGGTATTATGCCGGACCTGACCCAATGCTTACTACGCCCCCAGACAACCTTTGCAGATGTGGAACAAATCTTCCCATTTGGTTAAATG gTTTGCTTCCATCTGTCGACGTCGGAATTGTTCGTCGAAACGCTTGTTTGAAATACGCAAACCCTTGTGAAAATGTCTTACATATAGACGTGAAGAACTGTGGAGAATATTTTGTCTACAGGTTGCCACCAACAAAAGAAGATGGCTCAGGTTTCTGTTTCG GTATCAATCCACCCTGGTCACCTGAAG AAACGCAACATACAACAGATGTAATAACACATGCACAAACGTCGACAGATATGTCTACTACGGTTACATCAACATTTGCTTCGACAGCGTCCATATCAATAACGAATTCCCTTCCTTCAACACAATTATTGACAACAAAATTGCCTGATATATTTCCATCGAACAAAACCTTCCACGCAGCTATACTTATTCCTACGATTAATATAACACAAACGTCTGCTGTTGTGCAAGTGAACCTGACATATGATCCTCGCCATGTCGCTACCAGTGTTCTTATAACATATGGTTCCCAACTGAATATGACATTTCCTTTGCAACAGAATTACTCGGTTTTAAACCTTACGGACCTACAGCCATTACATGTGTACTACATAAAAGTAATTGTCAATGTATCTAACTCTCAGCAACATGTGATCAAGAACGAAACGTTTATTACTC catCCCCAGATGAACATATATCGCTTTTCTTTCTATCAAGCGAATTGTCCGCAAATATCACATTTACTATTTCACTCAACTACGACCTGGTTTCACTACCAACATACCTAcaaattttgattgaaaatcaGCTACATACAAAAGTACGAATCAATACCAATCCATTTACatacattgaaacaaatgttaagaAGGAAATTCTTTATGATTTCCGTGTGTTGCATCGGATAGCGGACAACGAGTACATTATAGCCGAAAAACGTTTCCATTCTG CTCCTACCGTAAGAGCTATCGAAGGTCGTAAACCCACACCCGCAGGAGAGCAgacatttgttatgtttttgtgcaatAAAACATCGGTACAAGTTGAGCACTTGCACGTTGTGTGGACAATTAAAAGAGGAAATGTAGAAGCTACTCATGTAACTCTGACAGACAATATTTTAACCGAGAATACTCTGCGAGAACTAGATGTGCAACTTCCTTTTCAA TTATCTTGCAATCTTGAAAGTCAAAGTATTGAAGCAGTCCCCTCTGACAGATTCTTTGCAGGAGTGCAA atTCTCACACCAGTTTTAAAGATGAACAGAAATGAAACTACAAAAGTCCAGTTAGTTCCAACGATACCAATTGGTTGTCTACAAATATCAGGACATTGTCATGTTGTGTTTGATATTACCATTCCCGTTCACAAACAGTGCACAg GTTTATCGACACGAGATTGCACAGTTATTTTAAGCGGTACTCAAGTTGGACAAATACACAATTTCTCAATACAGTCATCGCAGGATGGCCAGTATGTCTGGCCCAAACCGAATAATTATAGCATTATGATGCGATCACGACACTCCTTGGGCACATACATatggaataattatgttttgccTCCTATAAAG GTAGAAGTGCTTCCAATAAGTAATTCTTACTGGCAGGGAAAACGATGTGATGCCCTTAACGACCCACACATGTTCACATTTGACAGAAG GCAATACGAACACCACGAGACTACAGCGGATGAATATGTTTTGTATCGTCATCAGCAGCTGCCAGCTGAG ATACATCATAAATTGGAGAGATGCAATGCGGGAGCAATGTGTAACTGCGGTATTGCCGTCAAAGCTGGAAGAGACGTTTACATTATAAGCACATGTGAAAACCGTCTTCAAATTGGCTACACGCAATGTGATGACAACGTGTTAGTTGCCAAAAAAGAAACAGATACCAGTTATAAG ATATACCTTCCACATGGCACTTTCGTTCAAGCCCGACTCGATCGAGTTCCTTATGCAAACTCAGTTGGAACAATGATCGTTTCTATATCTGTGTTCCCATCGGACTACGACCAAGACGGCCGAAGCATGGGATTGTGTGGATCGCTTGATAATAATTCCACAAACGATTTTCATGATCGCGTTGGAAACACAGTGAACGGCAGAATTGAGTTTATTAATCATTGGCG TGTTAGTCCATCAGAaagcttgttcaaaaatgtcgTTCGTGAACACGATCCGTGGCTTCACCCAGTATGCACGTGTAATCCTTTTGATGGTGATACGAGCAATAATCTTACATGCAAGTTGGCTTCTGATGGTGCCTGTACACCTGGTAGACGCGTGGGATTTGACACGTGTAAACTCGAAAAGAACATCACCCTGGTGTCACACGTCAACGAAAATGTACCTGAAATAACTTTAAGGACATTGTCATCCATCCCAAAACAG GTGACGACCACCACCCTTACCTTTGGACATTCAACAGCAATGCCAACTTATACG CCAACAACAATCACCCCCAGTACAACATGGAATGAATCATCTGCACGAGACTTTTGTAGGAAGCACATAAACCAAACGCGCGTGTTTCAACTTTGCTCGAAAGTTccaaacacagatacaatcCGGTCAATGGAGACTTGCGTTCAAGACATTTTG ATAACAAACAGTGCGCACTGGACCGttatttcaaaacagtcaatGCAAGATAGTTGCCTCAGTGAAGCGCGTCGGGGTACAAAACTGCGGGAACAGGAAATGGATCACCAAACCCCTGACCCAACGCGTCCTACTTCAGTGTTCGTTAGTACTTCCAAGACTAACCGCCCTGGTGCCAACTCGTCTAGAACGATATCTCCAAATTCTTCAACTACTCAATCACAAAGTCATATGTCCGAAAATACAATACCACACAGTGCTTTTTATGAAAGCTTCAAAATTACACAAATAGTAAATGAAATTGAAGAAGTTGCGTGTCCTAATTCGTGTTCGCTACATGGAGATTGTGTCAACG GTTCATGTCAATGCAAGGAAGGGTTCGGAACCGACGATTGCTCTTTGAATATCCATGAGCCTCCTAGAATTGCGAGTATTATACAAGGCAACCTTTGTGATTCGGCTGTTACAACTTGTGAACAGATGTTTATACAAGGTGGCATATTTGCCGGAAGTACTATTAAATGTCACGTGACTGAATTAAGg ttatttgAGGATAATACAAAGGCGACAGAGTCCTTCGTTGTGCCGGGAATAACGCAATCTATTATTGAAGTTATTTGCCCTTTGCATTCCCACCAACGACGCAAACGATCGGTTATTCGAAACACCAGAGTTCCACTCTTTAGCGTCTACAATGTGTCTGTCAGTAACGACGGTTTACATCATGCTCAAAGCGTTGAAATGGTAGTGTACGATTCAAGGTGTCAACTCGTGTACAATGATTCAACCGGTCATCTTGTTGCGATTAAG AGTGGATTTTGCTTCATTGACGGACGATGTATTAAACACGACGTCATCGGATCTGAGGTTTGGGAGGTTTGTCGTCCGGATCGATCGGTTTACTCGTGGTCCGATGCAAGAG CAACAACAAGAAGTCAGATTTCAACGGTAAAACTGAACATAAAAGCCGAAAGTAAGACGTGGCTTTATGTGATTATATGCATCTCAGTTGCTGTCATCGTAACCATTGGCATAACCTTTTTTTTCTGCAACAAGAAACGTAAAAACAAAAG GCTGAAAAAGCGTGTCGAGGCTGCAGCCGACTTGCCGAAAGATCTTGATTTCGTAGAGGACGAATATGCGCAGATTACTGATATAGACACTAACATAGACCAAGTGTTAATGCAGCCTGAAAATGTAGTTAATGTCTACAACGAGCCTGGCGATGGATATTATACTTTGCAACATGATGCGATTGGGGATGAATATCGACGTTATGGCGATCTTGGATTTAACGATCGACCAGGCTATGAATCATTGTCAATGCATCATAATGGTGATCATGGCTACGAAAGATATAATGCAGATGGAGTTTTCAGTATCCAACGTGCAGGACCAACGTACCCTTACTTTTATGGggcaaataatgaaaatacgGCTGCAAGACCTGTAAATGACAATGAAGGCTATGAACAACCGGATACTCGGCCACTTCCATAG